One Hordeum vulgare subsp. vulgare chromosome 4H, MorexV3_pseudomolecules_assembly, whole genome shotgun sequence DNA window includes the following coding sequences:
- the LOC123447617 gene encoding phosphatidylinositol transfer protein PDR17-like: protein MFRRKHASHFNSDDSEQRQAKINEQRAALGPMSPRGEKYCSEACLARYLEARNWNVDKSRKMLEESLKWRALSRPEDIRWPDVSVEAETGKMYRATFTDREGRAVVIMRPAKQNTSSHEGQLRYLIYTLENAVLSLPQGLDKMVWLIDFTGWTLANATPIKTARDSANILQNHYPERLSVAFLFNPPKVFEAFFKVIKVFLDPKSIQKVNFVYKDNEESMKTMYRHIDPEVLPVEFGGKNIVVYNHEDYSKLMTKDDIKTASFWAADVNHVVNGGSVPHVIPESSSIVAKAS from the exons ATGTTTCGTAGGAAGCACGCCTCTCATTTCAATTCAGATGATTCTGAACAACGGCAAGCAAAG ATCAACGAACAGAGAGCTGCACTTGGGCCTATGTCTCCACGTGGCGAGAAGTACTGCAGTGAAGCATGCTTGGCTAGGTATCTTGAAGCCCGCAACTGGAATGTCGACAAGTCTAGGAAAATGTTGGAAGAAAGTTTAAAGTGGAGGGCACTTAGCAGGCCTGAGGATATTCGCTGG CCTGATGTTTCTGTGGAGGCAGAAACAGGTAAAATGTACAGGGCAACTTTCACAGATAGAGAGGGGAGAGCCGTCGTTATTATGAGACCTGCAAAGCAG AATACGTCATCTCATGAAGGGCAGTTGCGATATCTTATATATACCCTGGAGAATGCAGTTCTCAGCCTGCCTCAGGGTCTAGACAAAATGGTGTGGTTGATAGACTTCACAGGATGGACACTGGCCAATGCAACCCCCATAAAGACTGCCAGAGACAGTGCGAATATCCTGCAAAACCATTACCCCGAGAGGCTCTCGGTTGCGTTTTTGTTCAATCCCCCCAAAGTATTTGAGGCTTTCTTTAAG GTTATCAAAGTATTCCTCGACCCGAAATCGATCCAGAAAGTCAACTTCGTGTACAAGGACAACGAGGAAAGTATGAAGACAATGTACAGGCACATTGATCCAGAGGTCCTTCCGGTGGAGTTTGGAGGGAAGAACATTGTGGTGTACAACCACGAGGATTACTCTAAGTTGATGACAAAGGATGACATCAAAACAGCAAGCTTTTGGGCAGCAGATGTTAACCATGTCGTGAACGGGGGTTCGGTGCCTCATGTTATACCGGAGTCGTCATCAATTGTTGCTAAAGCAAGTTGA
- the LOC123451075 gene encoding L-type lectin-domain containing receptor kinase IX.1-like: MATAPRRLLLLLVAVVMSSSCVGVAVAEGQTYWPVKPYCSTTSNYSADSRYRLNLLTLVTDLPARAFDNSFYYARTAGESPDEVFGLIACYADRSWNQCRDCLYAAANGIQQSCPFSRRMKGAYDACLLRYSDESFASVADLSVAFDTSDKTKVDYPASMSDTRWDLLTRLVAEAAHSPLRLANGSVPYAATSQSPTTTMHGMVQCTRDLNASECSRCLTEFVSNLSAMFPNNTGGMMKGYSCYAIYNIGDGDFLRVTLPRPSNISPGEQPPPTNLRPGAGDTPPLAADRTSSRTPLVAGVSAGVVVVFFISSSILVCFLLRCRRRNRMVRQVDTFDDDPLGDEFEKGTGPKRFRYSDLAVATSNFSDEKKLGEGGFGSVYKGFLKELKTEVAIKRVSKTSKQGRKEYISEVKIISRLRHRNLVQLLGWCHGGGQLLLVYDLMPHGSLDTHLYSSNATLSWPLRYEIVLGLGSALVYLHQDWEQCVLHRDIKPSNIMLDASFCAKLGDFGLARLVDHGRGPYTTGLAGTMGYMDPECVVTGRTSAESDVYSFGVVMLEIACGKRPAVSRGREDVIHLVQWVWDSWESGRILDAADAQLNLEFDRREMQCVMVVGLWCAHPDRSLRPSIKQAVSVLRFEAPLPSLPAKMPVATFTTVIDSSLVSASQLSAGR, encoded by the exons ATGGCAACTGCTCCACGgcgccttctcctgcttctcgtcGCCGTTGTCATGTCCTCCTCCTGCGTCGGCGTCGCGGTAGCAGAGGGACAGACGTACTGGCCGGTTAAGCCTTACTGCTCGACCACGAGCAACTACAGCGCGGATAGCAGGTACCGGCTAAATCTTCTGACCCTCGTGACCGACCTCCCGGCGCGTGCCTTCGACAACAGTTTCTACTACGCCCGCACGGCCGGCGAATCGCCGGACGAGGTGTTCGGCCTCATCGCGTGCTACGCCGACCGCAGCTGGAACCAGTGCCGCGACTGCCTCTACGCCGCGGCCAACGGGATACAGCAGTCGTGCCCGTTCAGCCGGCGGATGAAGGGCGCCTACGACGCGTGCCTTCTCCGCTACTCCGACGAGTCCTTCGCATCCGTCGCCGACCTCAGCGTCGCCTTCGATACGTCGGACAAAACCAAGGTGGACTATCCGGCCAGCATGAGCGACACGAGGTGGGATCTGCTCACCCGGCTAGTGGCCGAGGCCGCGCATTCGCCGCTGCGGCTCGCTAACGGGAGCGTGCCATACGCGGCCACCTCGCAGTCGCCGACGACGACCATGCACGGTATGGTGCAGTGCACGAGGGACCTGAACGCCAGCGAGTGCAGCAGGTGCCTTACCGAATTCGTGTCAAACCTCTCGGCTATGTTCCCTAACAACACCGGTGGTATGATGAAGGGCTACAGCTGCTACGCCATATACAACATCGGCGACGGCGACTTCCTCCGTGTCACTCTTCCGCGGCCGTCCAATATCTCACCAGGTGAACAGCCACCGCCGACCAATCTCCGACCAGGAGCAGGAG ATACTCCGCCACTTGCAGCTGACCGGACTAGCAGCAGGACGCCGCTGGTGGCCGGGGTGTCTGCCGGTGTGGTCGTCGTGTTCTTCATCTCATCGAGTATCTTGGTTTGTTTCCTTTTGCGCTGTCGTAGGCGAAATCGCATGGTGAGACAAGTAGATACTTTTGACGATGATCCATTAGGAGATGAGTTCGAGAAAGGTACCGGGCCCAAACGGTTTCGCTATAGTGATCTTGCCGTCGCCACCAGCAACTTCTCCGACGAGAAGAAGCTCGGTGAAGGTGGCTTCGGCTCTGTGTACAAAGGATTCTTGAAGGAGCTTAAAACTGAGGTGGCTATAAAAAGAGTGTCCAAGACCTCCAAGCAGGGGAGGAAGGAGTACATCTCAGAGGTGAAGATCATAAGCCGGCTGAGACATCGAAACCTCGTACAGCTCCTTGGCTGGTGCCATGGCGGCGGACAGCTCTTGCTTGTCTACGATCTTATGCCCCACGGCAGCCTAGACACCCACCTTTACAGTTCAAACGCCACATTATCGTGGCCACTCAG GTATGAGATCGTGCTGGGGTTAGGGTCGGCACTTGTGTACCTGCATCAAGATTGGGAGCAATGTGTTCTGCACCGTGACATCAAGCCAAGCAACATCATGTTAGACGCGTCCTTCTGTGCCAAACTAGGCGATTTTGGGCTTGCGCGGCTTGTCGACCACGGCCGAGGACCATACACAACAGGTCTTGCAGGAACAATGGGCTACATGGACCCTGAGTGCGTGGTCACCGGAAGGACCAGCGCTGAGTCCGATGTCTACAGCTTCGGCGTCGTCATGCTCGAGATCGCCTGCGGCAAGCGGCCCGCGGTTTCTCGTGGACGAGAGGATGTTATCCATCTAGTGCAATGGGTCTGGGATTCATGGGAAAGCGGAAGGATCCTTGACGCGGCCGATGCGCAGCTCAACCTGGAGTTCGACCGTCGGGAGATGCAGTGCGTGATGGTGGTCGGGCTCTGGTGCGCGCACCCTGACCGGAGCCTGAGGCCGTCCATCAAGCAAGCGGTCAGCGTGCTACGATTTGAGGCGCCTCTGCCAAGCCTTCCGGCGAAGATGCCCGTCGCGACATTCACGACCGTCATTGATTCTTCATTAGTTTCTGCATCTCAGCTTTCAGCCGGGAGATAA
- the LOC123447618 gene encoding phosphatidylinositol transfer protein PDR17-like: MFRKKQASHFDSDDAEQRQAKIKELRAALGPLSGRGEKYCDEACLIRYLEARNWNVDKSRKMLEESLKWRAAKRPEDICWPDVSVEAETGKMYRSTFTDREGRTVVVLRPAKQNTSSHEGQLQYLIYTLENAVLSLPESQDKMVWLIDFTGWTLAHATPFKTARDSMNVLQNHYPERLSIAFLFNPPKVFEASFKALKVLVDPKSVKKLNFVYKENMESMKTMYKHIDPEVLPVEFGGNNNVVYNHEDYSKLMTKDDIKMTSFWAADGNHAVNGHSVPEVQSRSSQIVAKAS; encoded by the exons ATGTTTCGGAAAAAGCAAGCTTCTCATTTTGATTCAGATGATGCTGAGCAGAGACAAGCAAAG ATCAAGGAACTGAGAGCTGCTCTTGGGCCTTTATCTGGCCGTGGAGAGAAATATTGCGATGAAGCATGCTTGATAAGATATCTTGAGGCCCGCAACTGGAATGTTGACAAGTCTAGAAAAATGCTGGAAGAAAGTCTCAAGTGGAGGGCAGCTAAGAGACCTGAGGATATTTGCTGg CCTGACGTTTCTGTTGAAGCAGAAACAGGTAAAATGTACAGGTCAACTTTCACTGATAGAGAGGGCAGAACCGTGGTTGTATTGAGGCCTGCAAAGCAG aatACATCATCTCACGAAGGGCAGTTACAGTATCTTATATATACCTTGGAGAATGCAGTCCTCAGCCTACCTGAAAGTCAAGACAAAATGGTGTGGCTGATAGACTTCACAGGATGGACACTGGCCCATGCAACCCCCTTCAAGACGGCCAGAGACAGTATGAATGTCTTGCAAAACCATTACCCAGAGAGGCTTTCAATTGCATTTTTGTTCAATCCACCCAAAGTATTTGAGGCTTCTTTTAAG GCTCTCAAAGTATTGGTTGACCCGAAATCAGTCAAGAAACTGAACTTTGTGTACAAGGAGAATATGGAGAGCATGAAGACAATGTACAAGCACATTGATCCAGAAGTCCTTCCTGTAGAGTTTGGGGGGAACAACAATGTAGTGTACAACCATGAGGATTACTCTAAGTTGATGACAAAAGATGACATCAAAATGACAAGCTTTTGGGCGGCAGATGGTAACCATGCCGTCAATGGCCACTCGGTTCCTGAGGTTCAATCACGGTCATCACAAATTGTTGCTAAAGCAAGTTAG
- the LOC123450213 gene encoding kinesin-like protein KIN-7H yields the protein MNGEEPTEQPIHPAPAGRRAHHTRLPGHQTTPTGNGDARRPRLDLKTPATVASRIRRLLPNNRRLPPPPPPQPPSPPGSAASSPTTFDSQIRRHQLALKELTPVKERSSPATTRCPSRRAPAEASSPTRKVEAKEERIMVSVRVRPLNGRESGDSSNRECISPTTVMFRSTVPDRAMFPTAYTYDRVFGPNCSTRQVYEEGAKEVALSVVSGINSSIFEYGQTSSGKTYTMTGITEYSVMDIYDYIEKHPEREFMLKFSAIEIYNEAVRDLLSHDTTPLRLLDDPEKGTTVEKLTEETLRNKDHLRDLLGMCEAQREIGETALNKASSRSHQILRLVGGSLIYLFYTTLVDPPAKKKMILLTSFCYIQTIESSVKQYLGRSKSSTLVSCVNFVDLAGSERASQTASAGMRLKEGSHINRSLLTLGKVVRQLRFVCFVFFLQELVIPVV from the exons ATGAACGGGGAAGAACCAACTGAACAACCAATCCATCCAG CCCCCGCGGGCCGCCGCGCCCACCACACGCGGCTCCCGGGCCACCAAACCACCCCCACCGGCAATGGTGACGCACGCCGCCCTCGACTGGATCTGAAGACCCCAGCCACCGTCGCCTCCCGGATCCGTCGCCTCCTCCCCAACAACCgtcgcctcccgccgccgcctcctccgcaacCACCTTCGCCTCCCgggtccgccgcctcctccccaaccACCTTCGACTCCCAGATCCGCCGCCACCAGCTCGCCCTCAAGGAGCTGACACCCGTCAAGGAGCGGTCCTCGCCGGCCACAACTCGGTGTCCGTCGAGGAGAGCACCAGCCGAAGCTTCATCGCCGACCAGG AAGGTggaggccaaggaggagaggaTCATGGTTTCCGTGCGGGTGCGGCCCCTAAATGGCAGGGAGTCCGGCGACAGCTCCAACCGGGAGTGCATCAGCCCCACCACCGTCATGTTCCGGAGTACCGTCCCTGACCGCGCCATGTTCCCCACCGCCTACACCTATG ACAGGGTGTTTGGCCCCAATTGCTCTACCAGACAGGTCTACGAGGAAGGAGCAAAAGAAGTTGCTCTATCAGTTGTCAGTGGAATCAACT CAAGCATATTTGAGTATGGGCAAACAAGCAGCGGAAAGACTTACACAATGACTGGAATTACTGAGTACAGTGTTATGGACATTTATGACTACATAGAGAAG CACCCTGAAAGAGAATTCATGCTGAAATTCTCAGCAATAGAGATATATAATGAAGCTGTGAGGGATCTTCTGAGCCATGATACGACACCTCTTAGACTGCTTGACGATCCTGAG AAAGGGACTACTGTTGAAAAGCTTACCGAGGAAACATTGAGGAACAAGGACCATCTTAGGGATCTTCTTGGAATGTGTGAAG CTCAAAGAGAGATTGGAGAAACGGCTTTGAACAAAGCGAGTTCTAGGTCCCACCAAATACTCAGGCTGGTTGGTGGCTCTCTTATATATTTATTTTACACTACACTTGTTGACCCACCCGCAAAAAAAAAGATGATTTTGTTGACAAGTTTTTGTTACATTCAGACAATCGAAAGTTCTGTTAAACAGTATTTAGGAAGAAGCAAATCGAGCACCCTGGTGTCTTGTGTG AACTTTGTTGACCTAGCTGGAAGTGAGCGAGCATCTCAGACTGCTTCAGCTGGTATGAGGTTAAAAGAAGGTAGTCATATTAATCGAAGTCTGCTAACACTCGGGAAGGTTGTTCGCCAACTCAGGTTTGTttgctttgttttcttcttgCAAGAACTTGTAATCCCAGTGGTTTAG